In Mycoavidus cysteinexigens, a genomic segment contains:
- a CDS encoding aspartate kinase yields MALIVHKYGGTSMGSIERIKNVALRVAKWHKAGYQIVVVPSAMSGETNRLLELVHAISPQPDPRELDMVAATGEQVSVGLLAIALKELGLDARSYTGWQVPIKTDNTHTKARIVEIDGARVQQDLAAGRVVVIAGFQGVDNEHNITTLGRGGTDTSAVAVAAALNADECLIYTDVDGVYTTDPRVVEEARRLERITFEEMLEMASLGSKVLQIRSVEFAGKYQVKTRVLSSLTDPLMPLEEEMHSGTLITFEEDKTMEQAVISGIAFQRNEGRIVVVGVPDTPGIAYQILGPIAAANIDVDMIIQNQSVAGKTDFTFTVGRNDYARAMDILNQHIKGQVSAQQVLGDPKVSKVSVVGVGMRSHVGIASKMFRTLSEEGINIQMISTSEIKISVLIDEKYMELAVRALHKAFELEQGRST; encoded by the coding sequence ATGGCTCTAATCGTACATAAATATGGCGGTACTTCGATGGGCTCGATTGAGCGCATTAAAAACGTTGCGTTACGCGTTGCCAAATGGCATAAGGCCGGCTATCAGATTGTAGTCGTCCCGTCAGCCATGTCTGGCGAAACCAACCGCTTGCTCGAGTTAGTGCATGCCATTTCTCCCCAACCCGATCCACGCGAATTGGATATGGTTGCCGCCACTGGCGAACAGGTCAGCGTAGGCTTGCTTGCCATCGCGCTCAAAGAATTAGGGTTGGATGCGCGCAGCTACACTGGCTGGCAAGTGCCGATTAAAACTGATAACACTCACACCAAAGCGCGTATTGTTGAAATTGATGGTGCCCGCGTGCAACAAGACCTTGCGGCCGGCCGGGTTGTCGTGATTGCGGGTTTTCAAGGCGTGGATAACGAACACAATATTACGACGCTAGGACGCGGCGGCACCGACACCTCTGCGGTCGCGGTCGCGGCTGCGCTCAACGCGGATGAGTGTTTGATTTATACCGACGTGGATGGCGTTTACACGACAGATCCGCGCGTCGTAGAAGAAGCGCGTCGCCTTGAACGCATCACATTTGAAGAAATGCTGGAAATGGCGAGTCTGGGCTCGAAAGTACTGCAAATCCGCTCAGTCGAATTTGCCGGAAAATATCAAGTTAAAACAAGAGTCTTATCCAGCCTCACAGACCCTTTGATGCCGCTTGAAGAAGAAATGCACTCAGGCACACTCATCACCTTTGAAGAAGATAAAACTATGGAACAAGCTGTTATTTCCGGAATCGCCTTTCAGCGCAATGAAGGTCGCATTGTCGTGGTTGGCGTACCGGACACGCCAGGCATTGCCTATCAAATCCTAGGCCCGATCGCCGCGGCGAATATTGACGTCGATATGATTATCCAAAACCAAAGCGTAGCAGGCAAAACCGATTTTACCTTCACGGTTGGCCGCAACGATTACGCGCGCGCCATGGATATTTTAAACCAACACATCAAAGGTCAAGTCAGCGCCCAACAAGTGCTGGGCGATCCAAAAGTCTCTAAAGTATCTGTAGTTGGGGTGGGCATGCGCTCACACGTTGGCATCGCCAGCAAGATGTTCCGCACTCTTTCGGAAGAAGGCATTAATATCCAAATGATTTCTACCTCCGAAATCAAAATTTCAGTGCTCATCGATGAGAAATATATGGAGCTCGCAGTGCGCGCACTCCATAAAGCATTTGAGTTAGAGCAGGGCAGATCCACTTAA
- a CDS encoding NACHT domain-containing protein, which produces MLGNISHSALTETLTRNLGELYLGQARTEKENGHLDVALTLYNQVKDTLKSLGSVKEALRRAQYTHTLADETLRKMMADAYFERGKVLEGLNLFGKARISYIKAEMWGHDEAKQHRAEAVQPPPSGHSAHSNKWASVRTAIFTSMSVQKKSDLVDYLFKKTLLTLNALKVSNKPSLFLVYAHNNADHGKAEAETSKYFIERLSEIEGVKLYSDQAPMGRPYIMSPEDLKKDGKLGDILTNQLCLLPAQVIKDVKPVDKAVVCCSEVLGSYLKWVDYKKFHQELREAYLKDLDAYGKNNEQNDTLAIRKVLMKFSEEQEYKAGFHHVLTEIAFLQIRAEQPKEHGIIPVSLTLNSYEECLGAFIKATVVRIEDIPRLEGQAQKGGEVYQNQSRHLVLFKLIERLLVGNNESKTFLDKFWTGHSNLISLLKNNSKLGEREFTELIDSIFDGIQSAQHSQLAVIMQEQNEQRWVLKADPRTALKEQYFAALKQDQAFNETQQLYVEPRGQADLNGETETFPLLSKVQKFLYDKQVAKQVILLTGDSGAGKTTLNRLLEEQLWNNDEKESDAIPLFISLASIDKPEHDLIAKALRGRGLSEFQIQKLKKEKQKFVFILDGYDEIRQTQNLYVSNSINQSDGWQGQMVISCRSEYLGQDYRRCFQPKPLLQDKDTSFQEIVIEPFSEEERNRYLEKYVEYNGMGGSAPRYKEALDQPHLKNLVSNPFLLRVVLEALPYLENEGKDRSVVQLRLDLYDQFVRSWFERNQQRLSTQDLTGSKKEIFRELCDDGFVQHGIGFVKDLAVHLYVENAGKPIVEYSLFKDEGNWKESFFGREAKQQLLRETWPLSRSGNQYRFIHKSLLEYFVARSLFDSFDACVAPNTRERRGSGASVYSFETQAIVPRRMLRDISLAPKHWVGDLGVVGLLTERVQQESIFKEQLLAIIDRSKIDPGLRQTAANAITILVKAGMQFIGADLKGIQIPGADLSYGLFDSAQLQGADLRKANLRASWLHEANLSEAQMGGVQFGELPYLQVKSRVFSCAYSPDGQTHVVGLESGKISVYMTSNWKKIYTLEGHAGVVWSVVYSPGGAQLASGGQDTTVRVWDVESGTLKQKLEGHTSQVMNVVYSPGGDRLASGSADNTVRVWDVESGELKQKLEGHTGEVMSVVYSPGGAQLASGSTDNTVRVWDVESGALKQKLEEHISGVYSVVYSPGGDRLASGSTDNTVRVWDVESGALKQKLEGHTDGVYSVVYSPGGGQLASGSLDNTVRVWDVESGELKQKLEGHTGEVLSVVYSPGGAELASGSTDNTVRVWDVESGALKQKLEGHTGIVLSVVYSPGGTQLASGGKDGTVRVWDVESGELKQKLEGHTAGVYSVVYSPGGVQLASGSADNTVRVWDVESGALKQNLEGHTGAVVSVVYSPGGDRLASGSTDNTVRVWDVESGELKQKLEGHTGEVMSVVYSPGGAQLTSGSFDNTVRVWDVESGAERQKLEEGHAAQVWSVVYSPGGDQLASGGKDGTVRVWDVESGELKQKLEGHTAGILSVVYSPGGDQLASGSVDRTVRVWDVESGAEKQKLEGHTDQIWSVVYSPGGAQLASGSFDNTVRVWDVESGAERQKLEEGHAAQVWSVVYSPGGGQLASGGEDGTVRVWDVESGALKQNLEGHTGAVVSVVYSPGGDQLASGSFDRTVRVWDVESGALKQKLEGHTDEVTSVVYSPGGAELASGSTDNTVRVWDVESGALKQKLEGHTGIVLSVVYSPGGTQLASGSADNTVRVWDVESGALKQKLEGHTDEVVSVVYSPGGGQLASGSDDNTVRVWDVESGALKQKLEGHTSQVMSVVYSPGGDRLASGSVDSTVRVWDPRTGECQMLIEDSGPVRSLAWKETWDGHSYLGIGSYDKSVRQWELKKEGGKYKAYLSWSTSHDFLTVRGALLEGVRGLSGVNESLLKQRGALFLKKKEGISTKSAEILTELKQSLPKYTEGKTLLKNMFKRKS; this is translated from the coding sequence ATGTTAGGGAACATATCTCACTCGGCGTTAACAGAAACCCTCACGCGGAACCTCGGTGAACTTTATTTAGGTCAAGCTCGCACTGAAAAGGAAAATGGACACTTGGATGTAGCGCTGACGCTATACAATCAGGTGAAAGACACATTGAAGTCGCTCGGGAGCGTAAAAGAGGCCTTGAGGAGAGCGCAATATACCCACACATTAGCAGATGAGACATTGCGAAAGATGATGGCCGATGCCTATTTCGAGCGTGGGAAAGTGTTAGAAGGCTTAAATTTGTTCGGCAAAGCAAGAATCAGCTATATTAAGGCTGAAATGTGGGGGCACGATGAAGCCAAGCAACATCGTGCGGAAGCTGTGCAACCCCCTCCATCAGGACATAGCGCTCACTCAAATAAATGGGCTTCGGTTCGGACTGCCATATTCACCTCAATGTCTGTCCAGAAAAAAAGTGATCTGGTAGATTATCTGTTTAAAAAGACGTTGTTGACACTTAACGCCTTAAAGGTGTCAAATAAACCTAGTCTTTTTCTGGTGTATGCCCACAACAATGCAGATCATGGAAAGGCCGAAGCTGAGACGTCTAAGTATTTCATCGAGAGGTTATCTGAAATCGAGGGCGTCAAGCTGTATTCGGACCAAGCGCCGATGGGGCGACCGTACATAATGTCGCCGGAAGACTTGAAAAAGGACGGCAAACTAGGCGATATTTTAACCAATCAGCTCTGTTTGTTGCCCGCTCAGGTAATAAAAGATGTGAAACCGGTCGATAAGGCCGTGGTGTGTTGTTCTGAGGTATTAGGAAGCTACCTAAAATGGGTGGACTATAAAAAATTTCATCAGGAACTCCGAGAAGCTTATCTCAAAGACCTAGACGCCTATGGCAAAAACAATGAGCAAAATGACACTTTAGCAATACGTAAGGTGCTGATGAAATTTTCAGAAGAACAAGAATATAAAGCGGGGTTCCATCATGTGTTGACAGAAATAGCTTTTTTGCAAATCCGAGCAGAGCAGCCCAAAGAGCACGGTATTATCCCGGTTTCATTAACGCTAAATAGCTATGAGGAGTGCCTGGGGGCTTTTATTAAAGCGACCGTGGTTCGCATAGAGGATATTCCCAGATTGGAGGGGCAGGCCCAAAAGGGAGGAGAAGTCTATCAGAATCAAAGTCGGCACCTGGTGCTGTTTAAGTTGATCGAACGGCTGTTAGTAGGCAACAATGAGTCCAAAACATTTCTGGACAAATTTTGGACAGGGCACAGCAATCTTATTTCCCTTTTAAAGAATAATTCAAAGCTTGGCGAGCGTGAGTTTACCGAGCTAATAGACAGCATCTTCGACGGCATCCAGAGCGCACAGCACAGCCAGCTTGCCGTTATCATGCAGGAACAAAACGAGCAGCGGTGGGTACTCAAAGCTGACCCGAGGACTGCGCTGAAGGAACAGTATTTTGCTGCCCTGAAGCAAGATCAGGCATTTAATGAGACCCAGCAGCTCTATGTTGAACCGCGCGGCCAAGCGGATCTGAATGGGGAGACCGAGACCTTTCCACTTTTATCCAAGGTTCAAAAGTTTCTATACGATAAGCAAGTTGCTAAACAAGTGATCTTGTTGACTGGAGACTCCGGGGCGGGAAAAACAACCTTGAACCGCCTGCTAGAAGAGCAATTATGGAACAACGATGAAAAAGAATCTGATGCGATTCCGCTGTTTATTTCTCTGGCGAGTATTGACAAGCCTGAGCACGATCTAATTGCCAAAGCGTTAAGGGGAAGAGGGCTGTCAGAATTTCAGATTCAGAAGTTAAAGAAAGAAAAACAAAAGTTTGTATTTATTTTGGACGGCTATGATGAGATACGGCAAACGCAGAATTTGTATGTGAGCAATTCGATCAACCAATCCGACGGCTGGCAGGGTCAAATGGTGATCAGTTGCCGCAGCGAATATCTGGGCCAGGACTATCGCCGCTGTTTTCAACCGAAACCGCTTCTACAGGACAAGGACACGTCGTTTCAAGAAATCGTGATCGAGCCGTTTTCAGAGGAAGAGCGCAATCGGTATCTAGAAAAATATGTAGAGTACAACGGAATGGGCGGATCGGCGCCACGATACAAAGAAGCCCTCGACCAACCGCATTTAAAAAACTTGGTCAGCAACCCATTTTTGCTACGAGTGGTATTAGAAGCGTTGCCATACCTGGAAAACGAGGGGAAAGATCGAAGTGTTGTGCAGTTACGCTTGGACCTGTATGACCAGTTCGTAAGAAGCTGGTTCGAACGGAACCAACAGCGCTTAAGCACACAGGATTTAACGGGGTCCAAAAAAGAGATCTTTAGAGAGCTGTGCGATGATGGTTTCGTCCAGCACGGTATCGGATTTGTGAAAGATTTAGCGGTGCATCTTTACGTAGAGAATGCAGGTAAGCCGATAGTCGAGTATTCGTTGTTCAAAGACGAGGGGAATTGGAAAGAGTCTTTTTTTGGGCGGGAAGCCAAGCAGCAACTATTGCGAGAAACGTGGCCACTGAGCCGAAGCGGCAATCAATATCGTTTTATCCATAAATCGCTGCTGGAATATTTTGTGGCTCGCTCGCTCTTCGATTCGTTCGATGCGTGTGTTGCGCCAAACACTCGCGAGCGTCGTGGTAGCGGCGCTTCGGTCTATAGTTTTGAAACCCAAGCTATTGTGCCCCGCCGAATGCTTCGAGACATATCGTTGGCACCCAAGCATTGGGTAGGCGATCTAGGTGTTGTGGGATTGTTGACTGAGCGTGTTCAGCAAGAGAGCATATTTAAGGAACAGCTGTTAGCGATAATCGATCGCTCAAAAATTGATCCTGGGTTACGCCAAACAGCGGCCAATGCAATAACGATATTGGTCAAAGCCGGAATGCAATTTATCGGAGCAGATTTAAAGGGGATTCAGATCCCTGGAGCGGACTTGAGTTATGGGTTATTTGATTCGGCTCAGTTGCAAGGAGCGGATTTAAGAAAAGCCAATCTTCGCGCGAGTTGGCTGCATGAGGCGAATTTAAGTGAAGCGCAGATGGGTGGGGTGCAGTTTGGCGAATTGCCATATTTACAAGTAAAGAGCAGAGTGTTCTCTTGTGCCTATTCGCCGGATGGTCAAACCCACGTCGTAGGGCTTGAGAGCGGTAAGATCAGTGTTTATATGACCTCGAATTGGAAAAAAATCTATACTTTAGAAGGGCATGCCGGTGTAGTTTGGAGCGTAGTGTATTCGCCTGGAGGAGCTCAGCTAGCGTCGGGGGGGCAGGACACTACTGTGCGAGTGTGGGATGTAGAAAGCGGCACGTTGAAGCAGAAGTTAGAAGGGCATACCAGTCAAGTTATGAACGTAGTGTATTCACCTGGAGGAGATCGGCTAGCATCGGGGAGTGCTGACAATACGGTGCGAGTGTGGGATGTGGAAAGTGGCGAGTTGAAGCAGAAGTTAGAAGGGCATACAGGTGAAGTTATGAGCGTAGTGTATTCGCCTGGAGGAGCTCAGCTAGCGTCGGGGAGTACTGACAATACTGTGCGAGTGTGGGATGTAGAAAGCGGAGCGTTGAAGCAGAAGTTAGAAGAGCATATAAGTGGAGTTTATAGCGTAGTGTATTCGCCTGGAGGAGATCGGCTAGCGTCGGGGAGTACTGACAATACTGTGCGAGTGTGGGATGTAGAAAGCGGCGCGTTGAAGCAGAAATTAGAAGGGCATACAGATGGAGTTTATAGCGTAGTGTATTCGCCTGGAGGAGGTCAGCTAGCGTCGGGGAGTTTAGACAATACTGTGCGAGTGTGGGATGTGGAAAGTGGCGAGTTGAAGCAGAAGTTAGAAGGGCATACAGGTGAAGTTTTGAGCGTAGTGTATTCGCCTGGAGGAGCTGAACTAGCGTCGGGGAGTACTGACAATACTGTGCGAGTGTGGGATGTAGAAAGCGGCGCGTTGAAGCAGAAGTTAGAAGGGCATACAGGTATAGTTTTGAGCGTAGTGTATTCACCTGGAGGAACTCAGCTAGCGTCGGGGGGGAAGGACGGGACGGTGCGAGTGTGGGATGTAGAAAGCGGCGAGTTGAAGCAGAAGTTAGAAGGGCATACAGCTGGAGTTTATAGCGTAGTGTATTCACCTGGAGGAGTTCAGCTAGCGTCGGGGAGTGCTGACAATACTGTGCGAGTGTGGGATGTAGAAAGCGGTGCGTTGAAGCAAAATTTAGAAGGGCATACAGGTGCAGTTGTGAGCGTAGTGTATTCGCCTGGAGGAGATCGGCTAGCGTCGGGGAGTACTGACAATACGGTGCGAGTGTGGGATGTGGAAAGTGGCGAGTTGAAGCAGAAGTTAGAAGGGCATACAGGTGAAGTTATGAGCGTAGTGTATTCGCCTGGAGGAGCTCAGCTAACGTCGGGGAGTTTTGACAATACTGTGCGAGTGTGGGATGTAGAAAGCGGAGCGGAGAGGCAGAAGTTAGAAGAAGGGCATGCCGCACAAGTTTGGAGCGTAGTGTATTCGCCTGGAGGAGATCAGTTAGCGTCGGGGGGGAAGGACGGGACGGTGCGAGTGTGGGATGTAGAAAGCGGCGAGTTGAAGCAGAAGTTAGAAGGGCATACAGCTGGAATTTTGAGCGTAGTGTATTCGCCTGGAGGAGATCAGCTAGCATCGGGGAGTGTTGACAGGACGGTGCGAGTGTGGGACGTGGAAAGCGGAGCGGAGAAGCAGAAGTTAGAAGGGCATACCGATCAAATTTGGAGCGTAGTGTATTCGCCTGGAGGAGCTCAGCTAGCGTCGGGGAGTTTTGACAATACTGTGCGAGTGTGGGATGTAGAAAGCGGAGCGGAGAGGCAGAAGTTAGAAGAAGGGCATGCCGCACAAGTTTGGAGCGTAGTGTATTCGCCTGGAGGAGGTCAGCTAGCGTCGGGGGGGGAGGACGGGACGGTGCGAGTGTGGGATGTAGAAAGCGGCGCGTTGAAGCAAAATTTAGAAGGGCATACAGGTGCAGTTGTGAGCGTAGTGTATTCGCCTGGAGGAGATCAGCTAGCGTCGGGGAGTTTTGACAGGACGGTGCGAGTGTGGGATGTAGAAAGCGGCGCGTTGAAGCAGAAGTTAGAAGGGCATACAGATGAAGTTACGAGCGTAGTGTATTCGCCTGGAGGAGCTGAACTAGCGTCGGGGAGTACTGACAATACTGTGCGAGTGTGGGATGTAGAAAGCGGCGCGTTGAAGCAGAAGTTAGAAGGGCATACAGGTATAGTTTTGAGCGTAGTGTATTCACCTGGAGGAACTCAGCTAGCGTCGGGAAGTGCTGACAATACTGTGCGAGTGTGGGATGTAGAAAGCGGCGCGTTGAAGCAGAAGTTAGAAGGGCATACAGATGAAGTTGTGAGCGTAGTGTATTCGCCTGGAGGAGGTCAGCTAGCGTCGGGGAGTGACGACAATACTGTGCGAGTGTGGGATGTAGAAAGCGGCGCGTTGAAGCAGAAGTTAGAAGGGCATACCAGTCAAGTTATGAGCGTAGTGTATTCGCCTGGAGGAGATCGGCTAGCGTCGGGGAGTGTTGACAGTACGGTGCGAGTGTGGGATCCCCGAACGGGAGAGTGTCAAATGCTGATTGAAGATAGCGGGCCAGTGAGAAGCCTAGCCTGGAAAGAGACTTGGGATGGTCACAGCTATTTAGGGATAGGCAGTTATGATAAATCAGTACGGCAGTGGGAATTGAAAAAAGAGGGGGGGAAATATAAGGCGTATTTGAGTTGGAGTACGAGTCATGATTTTTTGACAGTGAGAGGTGCGTTACTCGAAGGTGTACGAGGCTTAAGCGGGGTGAATGAGTCACTGTTGAAGCAGCGCGGCGCGTTATTTCTGAAGAAAAAAGAAGGTATCAGTACAAAATCTGCCGAAATATTGACTGAGTTGAAACAGAGTCTGCCGAAATATACAGAGGGTAAGACTCTGCTGAAGAATATGTTTAAAAGGAAGAGCTGA
- a CDS encoding DUF4172 domain-containing protein: MNTKSTWIWHRAEWPDLAYDAQMTAPDLAAAYRIYTHLNPQ, from the coding sequence ATGAACACAAAATCCACCTGGATCTGGCATCGGGCTGAATGGCCTGATCTCGCCTACGATGCGCAGATGACCGCACCTGACTTGGCGGCGGCCTACCGGATTTATACTCATCTAAATCCGCAATAA
- a CDS encoding Arm DNA-binding domain-containing protein, which translates to MALTDILIRNTKPTTKHLKLTDGGGLLLLVQPNASRWWRLRYRFAGKEKMLSLGTYPTVSLKVARLIRDKIKALLAQGVDPSLARQEEKPIKAGVKLFLCKQ; encoded by the coding sequence ATGGCGCTCACAGATATTCTGATTCGCAATACAAAACCGACCACAAAGCATCTCAAGCTCACAGATGGTGGCGGGCTGCTCCTACTCGTGCAGCCGAATGCTTCCCGTTGGTGGCGGCTACGGTATCGCTTTGCGGGTAAAGAGAAAATGCTATCTTTAGGTACTTACCCTACAGTAAGTCTTAAAGTTGCCCGCCTTATCAGAGACAAAATCAAAGCGCTGTTAGCTCAAGGTGTAGACCCCTCATTGGCTAGACAAGAAGAAAAACCAATAAAAGCGGGTGTCAAGCTATTTTTGTGTAAACAATAA
- a CDS encoding DMT family transporter, which translates to MNGKSFFLLFVLAALWGGSFLFICIGVSAFGPAPLMAVRVVIAAGFLLAALIYQHGISGLRNLYIYFGPLCVVGMLNAALPFVLFAYAELTIAAGLTSVIMATAPLWGALVGRLWFKEHLGLSRTLGLLIGFAGVLLLVWHQVSVSVDRLEEAPDPSPILLAILASLVASLMYGISANYTSRYLSQLNPMQIAAGTMLSSAVLLIPFAIVQWPSAPVPWQAWAVVAALGIACTAVAFIVYFHLIATTEPAYAISVMFLVPIFGVLWGVLFLQEEVSLDMLASGSVILIGVLLSTGLLNRLYAKWKNLLRI; encoded by the coding sequence GTGAACGGCAAATCATTTTTTCTTTTGTTTGTACTGGCTGCGCTTTGGGGCGGTTCGTTTCTTTTTATTTGTATCGGTGTTTCTGCGTTTGGCCCGGCTCCGTTGATGGCGGTGCGCGTAGTGATTGCCGCTGGCTTTTTGCTGGCGGCGCTTATATATCAGCATGGAATATCTGGGTTGCGCAATTTATATATTTATTTTGGGCCGCTCTGCGTAGTAGGCATGCTGAATGCCGCTTTGCCGTTTGTTTTATTTGCTTATGCAGAGCTCACAATCGCCGCTGGTCTCACCTCCGTGATTATGGCTACAGCGCCTCTTTGGGGTGCGCTGGTTGGGCGGTTATGGTTTAAAGAACACTTAGGCTTGTCTCGTACCCTAGGTTTGTTAATTGGTTTTGCTGGAGTGCTCTTGTTGGTTTGGCATCAAGTGTCTGTTTCCGTGGATAGACTTGAAGAGGCGCCAGACCCCTCGCCTATTCTGCTGGCCATACTCGCCTCGTTGGTGGCGTCGTTAATGTATGGAATCAGCGCGAATTATACAAGTCGTTATTTAAGTCAATTAAACCCTATGCAAATTGCAGCGGGCACCATGTTAAGTTCCGCCGTGCTGCTGATTCCGTTTGCTATTGTGCAATGGCCAAGTGCGCCTGTGCCTTGGCAGGCATGGGCGGTAGTTGCCGCATTGGGGATTGCCTGTACAGCGGTTGCCTTCATCGTATATTTTCATTTAATCGCCACGACAGAACCCGCTTACGCTATTTCTGTTATGTTTTTAGTTCCGATTTTTGGGGTGCTGTGGGGCGTGCTTTTTTTGCAAGAAGAAGTGTCTCTCGATATGCTTGCGAGCGGCTCGGTGATTTTAATCGGCGTACTTTTGTCGACGGGGCTTTTGAATCGTTTGTATGCTAAATGGAAAAATTTATTGCGGATTTAG
- a CDS encoding alpha/beta fold hydrolase, with product MERISRYDSFFALGGHSLLAVRMINRIRTTLGVEIALHMLFEAPTIAGLAQRLLKLDGTQDDSFNVLLPIKPEGNQPPLFCVHPVAGLSWSYISLAQHLDADQPVYGLQACGLSGVAPLAETIDAMASDYIKHIRRIQPNEPYYLLGWSFGGNVVHSIATQLEQQGERVSLLALLDSHPGPFQLDNKLELDQETIYIKLLNRYSDGTPVQA from the coding sequence TTGGAGCGCATCAGTCGTTACGACAGTTTCTTCGCGCTCGGTGGCCACTCGCTGCTCGCCGTGCGGATGATCAATCGTATTCGCACCACGTTGGGCGTTGAGATTGCCCTCCACATGTTGTTTGAAGCGCCTACCATCGCGGGACTGGCGCAGCGTTTACTCAAGCTAGACGGCACCCAAGACGATTCATTTAATGTATTGCTTCCCATCAAACCAGAGGGCAATCAGCCTCCTCTTTTCTGTGTTCACCCCGTGGCGGGTCTGAGCTGGAGCTATATCAGTCTAGCTCAGCATTTAGACGCGGACCAACCTGTCTATGGTCTACAAGCTTGTGGACTCAGTGGCGTAGCGCCACTTGCAGAAACCATCGATGCCATGGCGTCAGACTATATTAAACACATTCGCCGCATTCAGCCTAACGAGCCTTATTATTTGCTGGGATGGTCTTTTGGCGGCAATGTTGTCCACAGCATCGCAACCCAGCTTGAACAACAAGGCGAAAGAGTCTCGTTGCTGGCTTTGTTGGATAGTCATCCGGGTCCTTTCCAGTTGGACAATAAACTTGAATTAGATCAAGAAACTATCTACATCAAACTTCTTAATCGCTATAGCGATGGCACGCCGGTACAGGCGTGA
- a CDS encoding condensation domain-containing protein, whose product MPACVNPNPVTYPLSAAQMEIWLAQQINPRSPVYNICQFTEIHGAVDSALFEAALRQVVAEAESFCLQFIESSDGIQQFVSLPDWSLPVIDLSAEVDPQAAAEAWMKADYEQPTDLLNNLPFGFALLKVAPDRFFWYQRCHHIAMDGAGGRLIAQRMAQVYSARVKGVVAQERPFGPVALLLENDVRYRASAHFTKDWEVWSASVVTTVSSRSVATRCSPCG is encoded by the coding sequence ATGCCTGCTTGTGTCAATCCAAATCCAGTTACCTATCCTTTATCCGCTGCACAAATGGAGATTTGGCTCGCGCAGCAAATCAACCCCCGCAGTCCTGTCTACAATATTTGCCAATTCACCGAAATCCATGGCGCCGTTGACTCGGCCTTGTTCGAAGCCGCCTTGCGTCAGGTGGTCGCGGAAGCAGAAAGCTTTTGCCTTCAGTTCATTGAAAGTAGCGATGGCATTCAACAATTTGTCAGTTTGCCGGATTGGTCGCTTCCTGTGATCGATCTCAGCGCAGAGGTTGATCCTCAAGCTGCTGCCGAAGCTTGGATGAAAGCGGACTACGAACAGCCAACCGACCTACTGAATAACTTGCCGTTTGGCTTTGCCTTGTTAAAAGTCGCACCTGACCGATTTTTTTGGTATCAGCGTTGTCACCATATCGCAATGGATGGAGCCGGTGGCCGCCTCATCGCGCAACGCATGGCGCAGGTGTATAGCGCACGAGTTAAAGGGGTCGTAGCGCAAGAGCGCCCATTCGGGCCCGTAGCGCTGCTGCTGGAAAATGATGTTCGCTACCGCGCCTCTGCGCACTTTACAAAAGACTGGGAAGTTTGGAGCGCATCAGTCGTTACGACAGTTTCTTCGCGCTCGGTGGCCACTCGCTGCTCGCCGTGCGGATGA